The Archangium primigenium genomic interval CCGCTCGAGGGCGCCGTGGAGCCGCTCGATCCACTCCGACACGGGCACCAGGGGCAGGGGCTGACCCTTCGCGCCCATGTGCGTGACGAACTCCCGCCACGTGATGGGGGCGGGGTGGCTCATGTGGAAGATCTCCCCGCGGGCCTGCTCCAACCGGGACAGCCGGATGATGCCGTGGCTCACGCTGTCGACGGGGACGGCGGCCAGCTCGTGGTTCCAGTCCGGCGCCGCGCCGAGCTCCAGGCACCCCCGCAGCATCAGCCGGTACAGGTCCGTCGCGTCCCAGGCCCCCGTCTGGGCGTGGCCCGTCAGGAACGGGGTGCGGTAGACGGTGACGGGCAGGCCCCGGGCGCGCGCCTCGAGCACGAGCCGCTCGGCGACCCACTTCGTCTGCTCGTAGCCAAGCGCCAGCGGGCCGCACTCCCCGGGCGGCGTGGACTCGTTCACCGTGAGGGCCGCGTGCTGCGGGCCACAGAACACCCCGAGGGTCGAGATGTAGTGGAAGGGCTTGGCGCGCACCGCGCAGGCGAAGCGGAGCGCTTCCTCGGTGCCCACGATGTTCGAGGGCTTGAGGGTGGCGTAGGGGAAGAGGAAGTTGATCCACGCGGCGCAGTGGTGGACGGCGCCGATGCGCGAGGCCAACTGCGCATAGGCCGCCTCGGTGAGCCCGAAGCGCGGCAGCGACACGTCTCCGGCGAGGGCGCGGACCCGAGCGGCCCGGCTGCCCAGGGCGAGGCCCCGGCGCTCCATGCTCTTGGCCACGCGGCCGAGGGCCGCGGCGTCGTCGTGGGCGCGCACCAGGCAGGTGATGGTGCTGTCCGTCTGCTCGAGCAACTCGTGCAGCAGGTGATTGCCCAGGAAGCCCGTGGCGCCCGTGAGGAGGATCTCCGTCCCCTCGGCTGGCGTCGGAGCGGGCACGATGTCCGCCGCGAGCGTGGCGTCCGCCTCCAGGGGCGGGGGCGGCACGGTGTCCGCCGCGCTCGAGCCCGCGTACGCCTGGACCAGGTCTCCGAGCGTCCGCACGCTCGTCACGTCGACGCCCCCCTGGGTGAAGGGCGAGACGTCACACTCGTAGTCCAGGGTGACGATCACCCGCGCCATCGTCAGTGAATCCAGCCCCAAGGAGGACAGTCGGGTCCCCTCGTCGGTGGACTCGAGCCGCCGTCCTTCTTCCGCGAGGACTTCGTTGAGCGCCTTGCAGACTGTGTCCTTGATGTTCAGCACGTCAGGCCTCCATCGACCACCAGGGTTTGTCCCGTCATGAAACCCGCCGCCGGGGATAACAGGAATCGGATGACGTCGGCCATCTCGCCCACCTGGCCGACGCGCTTGAGCGGGGTGCGCTCGACGATCTTCTGGACCTGCTCGGACTCGAGCAGCTCCTTGCTCAGCTCGGACTCGAAGTAGCCGAGCGCGACCGAGTTGACGCGGATGCCTTGCGAGCCCATCTCCCGCGCGAGCCCCCGCGAGAAACCATCCACGGCGGCCTTCGTCGCGCCATAGGCCGCGGCGCCCTTGATGCCGCGCAGCCCGGAGACGGACGTGACATTGATAATGACGCCCTTGCGCACGCGCACCATGCCCGCCAGGCACAGCTGGGTCAGGTTCATCAGGGCTTCCACGTTCACGGCGAGCGCCCGGTGGATGTCCTGGGATTTGGCGAAGAGGAAGAGCCCGTCGGTGGCGAACGCCGCGTTGTTGATGAGCGCCGTGGTGGGCCCGAAGCGGCGCGTGCTCGTGGAGACGAACTTCGCGAGCCGGGGCGCGTCGGTGATGTCGCACTCCTCCCAATAAAAGGCGTCCGGATGCTCGGCCGCGCACGCGTCCAGGAAGGGCGTCCGTGCCCGGCTGAACGTCGCGACCGCGTGCCCGTCCGCGAGCAGGGCGCGCACCAGGTTCTCCCCCAGGCCCCTGCTGCCGCCACTCACGATGACCAGTGTCTTCTCAGCCATGATTCGTCCTCACGCGCGCCTTCTTCATGCGCTCGGTGGAGAGGTCCCGGTCCGTGACCGTCACGAAGGCGGGGACCTTGAAGGCATCCAGGGTGCTCCGGCAGTGCTCGCGCACGCGCTTGCGCACCTCCTCGACGCTCTCGGGTTGGGCGAGCTGGACCGTGGCCACGACGACCTGACCGACGACGGGGCTCGCCCGGCCCTCCACCAACACGTCGCGGATGTTGGGCAGGCCGAGGATGACGTTCTCCACCTCCTGGGGAAACACCTTCTGGCCGCCCACGTTGATGAGCTCGGACTGCCTGCCGAGGATGCGCACGTAGTCCCCCCGGACCTCGACCGCGTCCCCCGTGTCCATCCACCCCTCGGCGTCGAAGGGGGAGGGCGCGTTGAGGTAGCCGAGCATCGCCGTGCGCGCGCGCACGCGCAGGGTGCCCGCCTCGATCTTCGTCTCGAAGCCCTCGCCGCCGAGCTGGATCCACAGGGAGTCCTCGGCCTCCGAGCGCGTGGCGACGACGCCCAGCTCGCTCAGGCCATAGGTCTGCTTGATGCGCACGGAGGGCAGCGCCCGGTGCACCGCCTTGAGCGTCGAGGCGGGCATGGGCTCGGTGCCGTAGGTGATGAGCTGGAGCGAGGACAGGTCATGGCGCTCGTGGGCCCCGGACAGCAGCAGGACGTTGAGGAACGTGGGCGTGGCGGGTAGCAACTCCACCCGGTGCCTCGCGATGAGGGCGCAGATGGCCTCCGGCGTGCGGCCGTCCGGCGTGACCAGGGTCCCGCCCGCGGTGAGGATGCCCAACAGGGTGTTGATGCCCCCGGCGTGATCCAGCAGCAGGAAGCTCAGCGTGCGCCGGGGGGGCCGGGGCCGGGTGAACTTCTCGAGCATGCGATCCACGGCGTGCAGCATCGCCTTGGGCGTGCCGCTCGACCCGGACGAGAAGAAGACGATGCCCGCGCGGCCCTCGGCCCGCAGGCCGGCCAGCATGGGGTGGGGCTCCCCCGTCATGGACACCGGGTGGGCGCGCCAGGTGTCGTCCGCGTCGAAGTCGAACACGTGGGAGACCTGGGCGATCTCGAACGCCTGGGCGTGCTGGGCGCGCGCCGAGGTGCCCAGGGGCACGGCGATGTTCCCGTGCTCGATGAGCGCGAGCAGCAGGGCCACCGTGTTGGGCGAAAAATCGCCGCGCAACGCGACCCGGGCCCCCGGCGCGATGCCTTCCGCCACGAGCGCGGTCATGAACGTGTTCATGCGATCGACCAATTCGGCGTAGCTCACCATCGCTTCCCGGTGGATCAACGCGGGCGCGGACCCGAATTGTTCGAGTCGTGACTTCAAAAGGGTCATGGTCCGGATTCTGGGAGGAGGGCGCGCGGGCGCGGACGTCCGCGCGTGGCAGCATACCCACGGGGCTCTCGACCGCTCGGGCGGAGCGCTCGCCAGGACCCGTGTTCCCGCGCGCCCGCCCCCCTCGAATGACAGGTTCTGGACGGTCCGCGGCACCCGGGCCGCGCGGGCCTTCACCTCGCGTGAATTCCCCGGGCTCCGCTCGTGAATCCACCTGTCAGGCAGCCGACTTCGATAGGTACGGCCTATCAGACAGAGCGGGAGGATGTATTGGTCGCGCGGGGCGCCGGGGCGCATCTTGTGTCCATCGCCGTGAACCCCCGTGTCCCTCGGACACGCAAAGGAGCCCCGCGTCATGTCCACGAAAAAGTTCCTGACCACCGCCAATGGTGTCCCGGTCTACGACAACCAGAACTCCCTGACCGCTGGCGAGCGCGGCCCCATCGTCTTCGAGGACTTCCACCTCTTCGAGAAGCTCGCGCACTTCAACCGCGAGCGCATCCCCGAGCGGGTCGTGCACGCCAAGGGCTCGGGGGCCTTCGGCGAGCTGACGGTCACCCAGGACATCTCCCGGTATACGAAGGCGGCGCTCTTCTCGCAGGTGGGCAAGAAGACGCCCGTGTTCATCCGCTTCAGCACGGTGGGCGGCGAGGCGGGCAGCGCGGACACCGAGCGGGATCCGCGCGGCTGGTCCATCAAGTTCTACACGGAGCAGGGCGTGTGGGATCTGGTGGGCAACAACACGCCCGTCTTCTTCCTGCGGGATCCCTCGAAGTTCCCGGACTTCATCCACACGCAGAAGCGCCATCCGCGCACGCACCTCAAGGACGCGACGATGCAGTGGGACTTCTGGTCCCTGCATCCCGAGTCGCTCCACCAGGTGACCATCCTCTTCAGTGATCGGGGCATCCCGGACGGCTACCGGTACATGGATGGTTTTGGCAGCCACACCTTCAGCATGGTGAACGCGCGGGGCGAGCGCTTCTTCGTGAAGTACCACTTCAAGACGAAGCAGGGCATCCGCAACCTCGCCCCCGAGAAGGCGCTCGAGCTGGCGGGCACGGATCCGGACTACGCCCAGCGCGACCTCTTCGAGGCCATCGCCCGGGGCGACTTCCCGCGCTGGAGCCTGGAGATCCAGATCATGCCCGAGGCGGACGCGCTCACCTACAAGCACAACCCCTTCGACGTGACGAAGGTGTGGAGCCAGAAGGACTACCCGCGCATCGTGGTGGGCGAGGTGGTGCTTAACCGCAACCCGGACAACTACTTCGCCGACGTGGAGCAGGCGGCCTTCGCGCCCTCCGCGGTGGTGCCGGGCCTGGGCTTCTCGCCGGACCGCATGCTCCAGGGCCGCTTGTTCTCCTACGCGGACGCGCACCGCTACCGGCTGGGTGTGAACTACCACCAGATCCCGGTCAACAAGCCCACCAGCGCGGTGCACCACTACCACCGGGACGGTGCCGGGCGCACGGATGGCAACGGAGGGTTCGGGCACAACTACCACCCCAACAGCTTCGACGATGTCCAGGAGCTCAACGACGGGCACCTGCCGCCCTACGCGCTCACCGGCAACATGGGCCGCCACAACCACCGCGGCGACGAGGACTACTACACGCAGGCGGGCGACCTGTACCGGCTGATGAACGAGCCGCAGAAGGCCCTGCTGGTGAACAACATCGTGGGCGCCATGCGGTCCGTGCCGGAGTTCATCCAGAAGCGCCAGGTGGAGCACTTCAAGAAGGCGGACAAGGACTACGGCGCGCGCGTGGAGAAGGGGCTCGCCCAGGCCGTGGCCGGAGACCCCAAGCAGGTGCCGGTGACGAAGTAGCACCACCCCGGGGGGCCGCCCTCTTCAGGGCGGCGCCTCGCCGTGCTCAGCCCTCGTTGTAGCAGGGGCCGAGCTCCCGCACCTCGATGGTGGCCCAGTCGGCGGCGGGGCACTCCTGGGCGAGCGCCAGCGCCTGCTCGCGCGTCTCGCACTCCACCAGGAAGAAGCCCCCGATGAGCTCCTTGGCCTCCGAGAAAGGCCCATCGCTGATGACGCGCCGGCCCCCGCGGTGGGTGAGCCGGACGGCGTCGGTGCGCAGCGACTCGCTGGCCCGGAACAACCCGCGGGCCTTGAGGTCCTCGCCGAAGCGGATCATGCGATCCATCTTCTCGCGGCCCTCGTCCGAGGGCCGCTCGCGACGCTCCTGGGCGTTCTCCATGATCAACAGCATGTACGTCATGACGTGCTTCCTCCCCGCCCCCCTATCCCAGGTCTGACGCTCCAGCGGAAGGGCCCGCGGGGTTGGCCCCCGCGGGCGGGACGCATCCGGCCTACGGCTGCGCGGTGAGGGTGAAGGACTGGGCGAGTCCCCCGTTGCAGGTGCGCTGCGTCATCGGGGCGCTGTCGGCCGTCCCCTCCGTGGTCAGGCACTTGCCGCTGTGGCGGTTGACGAGGCGCCAGGTGCCCCCGGACTCGGACACGGGCTGCCACTGCTGGTTGTTGCCGTTGCTGTAGGACCACAGCTGGATGTTCGCGCCGTCGGTCGTGGACACGTCCTTCACGTCCAGGGAGCGCACGCTGTCCAGGCGGCTGTTGACGCGCATGTAGACGCCGCTCGTGGTCTGGAACTGGTAGTGCTGGGCCTGGGTGCCGTTGCAGGCGTACTGCTGGATGACGGTGCCGTCGGCCGAGGACGCCGCGCGCGCGTCCACGCACTTGCCGGAGCTCTTGCTGATCAGGGTGTACCAGGCCGTCGGCGAGATGGGGGACGTGGACGGCGGGGGCGTGGTCCCGGCCCCGCCCAGCCACTTGAGCCCGTCGATGAGGAAGCGGTTCTGGGTGTCGCTGGCGAACGTCGAGGACAGCCGGGTGTTGTTGGAGTAGTTCATCGCGTTGTGGCCGAAGTTCGCGTACAGCATCTTGAACTTCTTGTTCGTCCACAGGATGGGGTAGTCCCCGCTGTACCAGGACTGGTTCGGGTCCGTGCCCAGGGGGAAGCTCACCGAATCCACCGACGCGAGCACCTGGATGTCGGCGTTGCTCCGCAGGTTGTTGCTCCAGCCGTACCACTCGCTCACCGCGGAGGTGAACGTCGCCGGCAGGGCCGTGGTGGCGGGGTGGGTGCGGTTCTCCACCTTGAGCACCGCGGTGGTGGGGCCCCAGGTGTTGGTGCGGAACGCGCCCGAGCCGAGGAACTGGTGGTGGTACCAGCTCCAACTGTCCGGGGACGTGGTGAACGCGGAGACGTGGAAGCCCATCCACCCGCCGCCATTCTGCATGTACTGCTGGAAGGCCGAGCGCTGCGCCGCGCTCTGGGGCTGATCATCCAGGAACATCACCACCTGGTACTGGGCGAGCGTGGTGGGGTTGAGCAGGTCCCAGTTGGTGGTGGCCGTGTAGCTGAAGCCATGCTGCTCGGCGGCCTGCGGAAACCACTGGTTGGCTTCCTTGATGAAGTCGATGTGGGCCGCGTCCCAGGTGCCTCGGTAGAAGGCCAGGACCTTGAAGCTCGGCGTCGCGAGGCTCGGGCCCGTGGCCGCGTCCTCGCTCCGGGTGTCGACCCGGGCCGCCGCCGGACTCGCGGCGAGGAAGAAGCACGCACCGCCCATCGCGAACAGCGGCGCCCAGCGGTGTGTCCTGTGGCCTGCGCTCATGTGGAACCGTCCCTTTCCTGGGAATTGCCCACCGGTCCTCGAACGAACCGGTTTTGCGGGGATTACTTTGGATTCCGTTCTCGTGGCAAGGGGGATGTCCCGTGAGCGTCCGAGGCACATTGCGTGGGGCGCCGGACATGGGCATATCGGCGCCGTGACGGAATCCTCGACGCATCGCACGATCGCCGCGGTCTGGAGAATCGAGTCAGCGCGGCTCATCGCGGGCCTGACGCGCTTCGTGCGGGACGTGGGGCTCGCGGAGGAGCTGGCCCAGGACGCGCTCGTCGCCGCGCTCGAGCGCTGGCCCGGCGCCGGCGTCCCCGAGAATCCGGGCGCCTGGCTCATGGCCGCCGCGAAGCATCGCGCCATCGACCGGATGCGCCGCGACAAGCTGCTGGAGGGCAAGCACCAGGAGCTCGGGCACATGCTCGAGGTGCAAGGGCGGGGCGCGCGCGACCTGGAGACGGCGCTGGACGAGGACCTGGGCGATGACCTGCTGCGCCTGGTGTTCATCGCGTGCCATCCGGTGCTCTCGTCCGAGGCGCGCGTCGCGCTCACGCTGCGGCTGCTCGGCGGCCTGACGACGGGGGAGATCGCGCGGGCGTTCCTCGTGCCGGAGCCGACGATCGCCCAGCGCATCGTCCGGGCCAAGCGGACCCTGTCCGAGGCGGGCGTGCCCTTCGAGGTGCCTCGCGGCGAGGCGCTCACGGCCCGGCTCGCGTCGGTGCTCGAGGTCATCTACCTCATCTTCAACGAGGGCTACTCGGCCACCGCCGGGGATGACTGGATGCGGCCCGCGCTGTGCGAGGACGCGCTGCGCCTGGGCCGGATCGTGGCCGGACTCGTGCCGGACGAGCCCGAGGTCCATGGGCTCGTGGGCCTCATGGAGATCCAGGCGTCGCGCGCGCGGGCGCGCCGGGGGCCCTCCGGACAACCCGTCCTGCTGCTCGAGCAGAACCGCGCGCTCTGGGATCGCCTCCTCATCCGCCGGGGACTGCAGGCGCTCGAGCGGGCCGAGGCCCTGGGCGGCGCGCGGGGGCCCTATGCGCTGCAGGCCGCGATCGCCGCCTGTCATGCGCGCGCGGGCTCGGCCGAGCAGACGGACTGGACGCGCATGGCGGCGCTCTACGCGGTGCTCGCCGAGGTGGCGCCCTCGCCCGTGGTGGAGCTCAACCGGGCGGTCGCCGTCTCCATGGCCTCGGGTCCCGCGGCGGGGCTGGTGCTCGTCGACGAGCTGATGGCGGACGGCGCGCTCGAGGGCTACCACCTGCTGCCGAGCGTGCGCGGCGACCTGCTCTTCAAGCTGGGCCGCTTCGTGGAGGCCCGCGAGGCGTTCGCGCTCGCCGCCTCGCTCACGCGCAACGCCCGCGAGCGCGACCTGCTGCTCGAGCGCGCCGCGGCGTGTGCCCGGCCAGACCCGGCCTGAGCCGGGCGTCCGTCAGGGGGCGGCGGGGCCCTGGAAGCCCCGGGCGCGGAACGTCAGCACCAGCGTGTCCCGGTGGCCGTGGGCCTCCAGGGGCTGGATGGGGGTGCTCTCGTGGATGACCCGGGCGTCGTCGAGCAGCAGCGCGGACCAGGGCTCGGTCAGCGTGAAGCGGATGCCCTGGGGCCCGTCGGCCTCGAAGACGCGCGTCTCGCCGCCCTTGATGCCGTGGCGTCCGACGAGCAGCACGGCGACGAAGTCCACGCCATCGCGGTGCGCGCCCTCGGGCGTGGGCCGGCCGATGCCGTCCGTGGTGTCGATGCGGAACTGGTGGGCCTCGACGTACCACGTCCCCGGCCCCTTCATGGCCGAGCAGGCCGTGGCGAGCGCGCTCAAGAGCCTCGGCCAGACGGGCCGCGAGAGGACGTCGGCGGAGAGGGGCTCGAACCAGCGCTCCATGCCGCCATGCAGCGCGTTGTACTCGACGGGCTGCCAGTGCGCGCGGTGGGGCACGGGCGTGACGTTGTCGCCGTCGACGATGAAGCAGGAGTGGCGGCGCGAGCGGTAGCGGCCTCCATCGCGCAGGTAGGCGTCGGGGCGCAGATCGTCCCAGGTGGGCGCGAGGGCGTCGAGCTCGGCGGCGGGCAGGGCGGCCCACTGGCACAGGCCCTCCCGGCCGAGCACGGCATAGCCCTGCTCCCGGAGGACCTGGACCACCCGGTCCGGGGGCGTGAGGGGCGGCGAGAAGCGTGGGGCGGCTTCCGTCATGGCGTGGGCTCCGCGACCACCTCGGCGGGCGGAGGGGCGGGGAGCGCGCGCTTCTGGGCGTCGTCCTCCGCCGCCTGGCGCAGGGCCGCGAGCCCGTTGTCGAAGTCCTTGCCGAGCAGGGCGTCCATGTCCATGACGAGGCACATGGCCTTGCT includes:
- a CDS encoding thioester reductase domain-containing protein, producing the protein MLNIKDTVCKALNEVLAEEGRRLESTDEGTRLSSLGLDSLTMARVIVTLDYECDVSPFTQGGVDVTSVRTLGDLVQAYAGSSAADTVPPPPLEADATLAADIVPAPTPAEGTEILLTGATGFLGNHLLHELLEQTDSTITCLVRAHDDAAALGRVAKSMERRGLALGSRAARVRALAGDVSLPRFGLTEAAYAQLASRIGAVHHCAAWINFLFPYATLKPSNIVGTEEALRFACAVRAKPFHYISTLGVFCGPQHAALTVNESTPPGECGPLALGYEQTKWVAERLVLEARARGLPVTVYRTPFLTGHAQTGAWDATDLYRLMLRGCLELGAAPDWNHELAAVPVDSVSHGIIRLSRLEQARGEIFHMSHPAPITWREFVTHMGAKGQPLPLVPVSEWIERLHGALERREPNALAAVRPLFEPDATDGKTILERLAVDRMSILGCARTQALLAALGVRYPAFTPELLSRYTERASTDLLAA
- a CDS encoding SDR family NAD(P)-dependent oxidoreductase, which produces MAEKTLVIVSGGSRGLGENLVRALLADGHAVATFSRARTPFLDACAAEHPDAFYWEECDITDAPRLAKFVSTSTRRFGPTTALINNAAFATDGLFLFAKSQDIHRALAVNVEALMNLTQLCLAGMVRVRKGVIINVTSVSGLRGIKGAAAYGATKAAVDGFSRGLAREMGSQGIRVNSVALGYFESELSKELLESEQVQKIVERTPLKRVGQVGEMADVIRFLLSPAAGFMTGQTLVVDGGLTC
- a CDS encoding class I adenylate-forming enzyme family protein, encoding MTLLKSRLEQFGSAPALIHREAMVSYAELVDRMNTFMTALVAEGIAPGARVALRGDFSPNTVALLLALIEHGNIAVPLGTSARAQHAQAFEIAQVSHVFDFDADDTWRAHPVSMTGEPHPMLAGLRAEGRAGIVFFSSGSSGTPKAMLHAVDRMLEKFTRPRPPRRTLSFLLLDHAGGINTLLGILTAGGTLVTPDGRTPEAICALIARHRVELLPATPTFLNVLLLSGAHERHDLSSLQLITYGTEPMPASTLKAVHRALPSVRIKQTYGLSELGVVATRSEAEDSLWIQLGGEGFETKIEAGTLRVRARTAMLGYLNAPSPFDAEGWMDTGDAVEVRGDYVRILGRQSELINVGGQKVFPQEVENVILGLPNIRDVLVEGRASPVVGQVVVATVQLAQPESVEEVRKRVREHCRSTLDAFKVPAFVTVTDRDLSTERMKKARVRTNHG
- a CDS encoding catalase; its protein translation is MSTKKFLTTANGVPVYDNQNSLTAGERGPIVFEDFHLFEKLAHFNRERIPERVVHAKGSGAFGELTVTQDISRYTKAALFSQVGKKTPVFIRFSTVGGEAGSADTERDPRGWSIKFYTEQGVWDLVGNNTPVFFLRDPSKFPDFIHTQKRHPRTHLKDATMQWDFWSLHPESLHQVTILFSDRGIPDGYRYMDGFGSHTFSMVNARGERFFVKYHFKTKQGIRNLAPEKALELAGTDPDYAQRDLFEAIARGDFPRWSLEIQIMPEADALTYKHNPFDVTKVWSQKDYPRIVVGEVVLNRNPDNYFADVEQAAFAPSAVVPGLGFSPDRMLQGRLFSYADAHRYRLGVNYHQIPVNKPTSAVHHYHRDGAGRTDGNGGFGHNYHPNSFDDVQELNDGHLPPYALTGNMGRHNHRGDEDYYTQAGDLYRLMNEPQKALLVNNIVGAMRSVPEFIQKRQVEHFKKADKDYGARVEKGLAQAVAGDPKQVPVTK
- a CDS encoding YciI family protein, which encodes MTYMLLIMENAQERRERPSDEGREKMDRMIRFGEDLKARGLFRASESLRTDAVRLTHRGGRRVISDGPFSEAKELIGGFFLVECETREQALALAQECPAADWATIEVRELGPCYNEG
- a CDS encoding ThuA domain-containing protein, whose product is MSAGHRTHRWAPLFAMGGACFFLAASPAAARVDTRSEDAATGPSLATPSFKVLAFYRGTWDAAHIDFIKEANQWFPQAAEQHGFSYTATTNWDLLNPTTLAQYQVVMFLDDQPQSAAQRSAFQQYMQNGGGWMGFHVSAFTTSPDSWSWYHHQFLGSGAFRTNTWGPTTAVLKVENRTHPATTALPATFTSAVSEWYGWSNNLRSNADIQVLASVDSVSFPLGTDPNQSWYSGDYPILWTNKKFKMLYANFGHNAMNYSNNTRLSSTFASDTQNRFLIDGLKWLGGAGTTPPPSTSPISPTAWYTLISKSSGKCVDARAASSADGTVIQQYACNGTQAQHYQFQTTSGVYMRVNSRLDSVRSLDVKDVSTTDGANIQLWSYSNGNNQQWQPVSESGGTWRLVNRHSGKCLTTEGTADSAPMTQRTCNGGLAQSFTLTAQP
- a CDS encoding RNA polymerase sigma factor: MTESSTHRTIAAVWRIESARLIAGLTRFVRDVGLAEELAQDALVAALERWPGAGVPENPGAWLMAAAKHRAIDRMRRDKLLEGKHQELGHMLEVQGRGARDLETALDEDLGDDLLRLVFIACHPVLSSEARVALTLRLLGGLTTGEIARAFLVPEPTIAQRIVRAKRTLSEAGVPFEVPRGEALTARLASVLEVIYLIFNEGYSATAGDDWMRPALCEDALRLGRIVAGLVPDEPEVHGLVGLMEIQASRARARRGPSGQPVLLLEQNRALWDRLLIRRGLQALERAEALGGARGPYALQAAIAACHARAGSAEQTDWTRMAALYAVLAEVAPSPVVELNRAVAVSMASGPAAGLVLVDELMADGALEGYHLLPSVRGDLLFKLGRFVEAREAFALAASLTRNARERDLLLERAAACARPDPA
- a CDS encoding 2OG-Fe dioxygenase family protein; this translates as MTEAAPRFSPPLTPPDRVVQVLREQGYAVLGREGLCQWAALPAAELDALAPTWDDLRPDAYLRDGGRYRSRRHSCFIVDGDNVTPVPHRAHWQPVEYNALHGGMERWFEPLSADVLSRPVWPRLLSALATACSAMKGPGTWYVEAHQFRIDTTDGIGRPTPEGAHRDGVDFVAVLLVGRHGIKGGETRVFEADGPQGIRFTLTEPWSALLLDDARVIHESTPIQPLEAHGHRDTLVLTFRARGFQGPAAP